A stretch of Arthrobacter sp. NEB 688 DNA encodes these proteins:
- a CDS encoding MMPL family transporter, with translation MSTALYRIGRWCAAHAWRVLAAWVAVLVAVGTLAGTVGTPLTNQVSIPGTEFERVVERLGTEIPSAAGGFGRVVVESDSGSFTDAQKQAITEAMDTWKTVPHVQRVVDPFAAQQQIDESAQKLADSQEQLADGRAQLESGTAQLADAKGQLAGGEAFLAQLEKTDPDGQATADLRAQVEDGQRQVAEGQQKLDDAREQLLAGEAQYADGKTVADASAGTRLVSEDGRYAVIQVQFDDNAQSIAPEDRALIPEKGDPILEAAGVTPSYSVEITQALEFIGPGEILGLAVALLVLVLVLGSLVAAGLPLLVALLGVGVGLGGAMAATAFIELNSTTPALALMLGLAVGIDYALFIVNRHRANILHGMPLRESVARSVATAGSAVTFAGATVVIALAALVLSGIPILAEMGLVAAVTVAVSVLVAVTVAPAVMRLMGTRIVSRRAWRKAGFATPADASSRPDTAADRPEEHGAWYVGAVTRRPWLTVLGVVALVGVMAVPALDMRLGLPDGGSEPTGSSAYTAYTAVADEFGPGMNGPVVAVAELPAVDGTRTDAQVLDAQASIASALRGVDGVVSVVPFGVSEDKETLAFQVVPSTGPADEGTPATIDGIRGVASLLERHDGVEIGLTGQTVANIEISDRLQGALPFYLTVVVGLSLLILMVVFRSVVVPLVATGGFLLSVVAAFGATVAVHQWGWLGDWFGVTQPGPILSFMPIILIGVLFGLAMDYQMFLVSGMHESRAHGEDARTAVRSGFVHGVKVVTAAAIIMTSVFLGFAFSHLVMVRPIGFGLAVGVLVDAFVVRMTLTPAVMHLLGERAWWMPRWLDRLLPDLDVEGVRLADHLAQEDARTTPAEAADAAEVREPVAPRA, from the coding sequence ATGTCCACCGCCCTCTACCGCATCGGCCGCTGGTGCGCCGCGCACGCCTGGCGCGTGCTGGCCGCCTGGGTCGCGGTGCTCGTCGCCGTCGGCACCCTCGCCGGCACGGTCGGCACGCCGCTCACCAACCAGGTCTCCATCCCGGGCACCGAGTTCGAGCGGGTCGTCGAGCGGCTCGGCACCGAGATCCCCTCGGCCGCAGGCGGCTTCGGCCGGGTCGTCGTCGAGAGTGACTCCGGGTCGTTCACGGACGCGCAGAAGCAGGCAATCACCGAGGCGATGGACACGTGGAAGACCGTGCCGCACGTCCAGCGCGTCGTCGACCCCTTCGCGGCCCAGCAGCAGATCGACGAGTCCGCGCAGAAGCTCGCCGACAGCCAGGAGCAGCTGGCCGACGGCCGCGCGCAGCTCGAGAGCGGCACCGCGCAGCTCGCCGACGCGAAGGGGCAGCTCGCGGGCGGCGAGGCCTTCCTGGCGCAGCTCGAGAAGACCGACCCCGACGGGCAGGCGACGGCCGACCTGCGCGCCCAGGTCGAGGACGGCCAGCGCCAGGTCGCCGAGGGTCAGCAGAAGCTCGACGACGCCCGTGAGCAGCTGCTCGCCGGCGAGGCGCAGTACGCCGACGGCAAGACGGTCGCCGACGCCTCCGCCGGCACCCGGCTGGTCAGCGAGGACGGCCGCTACGCCGTCATCCAGGTGCAGTTCGACGACAACGCGCAGTCCATCGCGCCGGAGGACCGCGCGCTCATCCCCGAGAAGGGCGACCCGATCCTCGAGGCCGCCGGCGTCACGCCGAGCTACAGCGTCGAGATCACCCAGGCGCTCGAGTTCATCGGTCCCGGCGAGATCCTCGGCCTCGCCGTCGCGCTCCTCGTGCTCGTCCTCGTGCTCGGCAGCCTCGTCGCGGCCGGCCTGCCGCTGCTCGTCGCGCTGCTCGGCGTCGGCGTGGGCCTCGGCGGGGCGATGGCGGCGACCGCGTTCATCGAGCTCAACTCGACGACCCCGGCGCTCGCGCTGATGCTCGGCCTCGCGGTCGGCATCGACTACGCCCTCTTCATCGTCAACCGGCACCGCGCGAACATCCTCCACGGGATGCCGCTGCGCGAGTCGGTCGCCCGCTCGGTCGCGACCGCCGGCTCGGCGGTCACCTTCGCCGGCGCCACGGTCGTCATCGCCCTGGCCGCCCTCGTCCTGTCGGGCATCCCGATCCTCGCCGAGATGGGCCTGGTCGCCGCCGTCACCGTCGCCGTGTCCGTGCTCGTCGCGGTGACCGTCGCCCCGGCGGTCATGCGCCTCATGGGCACGCGCATCGTCTCACGGAGGGCCTGGCGCAAGGCCGGGTTCGCGACCCCCGCGGACGCCTCGAGCCGCCCCGACACCGCCGCCGACCGCCCGGAGGAGCACGGTGCCTGGTACGTCGGCGCCGTCACCCGCCGCCCGTGGCTGACCGTCCTCGGCGTCGTCGCCCTCGTCGGCGTCATGGCCGTGCCCGCCCTCGACATGCGCCTCGGCCTGCCCGACGGCGGCAGCGAGCCGACCGGCTCCAGCGCGTACACCGCCTACACCGCCGTGGCCGACGAGTTCGGGCCCGGGATGAACGGCCCGGTCGTCGCCGTCGCGGAGCTGCCGGCCGTCGACGGGACGCGCACCGACGCGCAGGTCCTCGACGCCCAGGCCAGCATCGCCTCGGCCCTGCGCGGGGTCGACGGCGTCGTCAGCGTCGTGCCCTTCGGCGTGAGCGAGGACAAGGAGACGCTCGCCTTCCAGGTCGTCCCGAGCACCGGCCCGGCCGACGAGGGGACGCCGGCCACGATCGACGGCATCCGCGGCGTCGCCTCGCTGCTGGAGCGCCACGACGGCGTCGAGATCGGTCTCACCGGCCAGACCGTGGCGAACATCGAGATCTCCGACCGCCTGCAGGGCGCGCTGCCGTTCTACCTGACGGTCGTCGTCGGCCTCTCGCTGCTCATCCTCATGGTCGTCTTCCGGTCGGTCGTCGTGCCGCTCGTCGCCACCGGCGGGTTCCTGCTCTCGGTCGTCGCGGCGTTCGGCGCGACCGTCGCGGTGCACCAGTGGGGCTGGCTCGGCGACTGGTTCGGGGTCACCCAGCCGGGCCCGATCCTGTCGTTCATGCCGATCATCCTCATCGGCGTCCTCTTCGGCCTGGCGATGGACTACCAGATGTTCCTCGTCTCCGGGATGCACGAGTCGCGGGCCCACGGCGAGGACGCCCGCACCGCGGTGCGCTCCGGGTTCGTCCACGGCGTCAAGGTCGTCACGGCCGCGGCGATCATCATGACCTCGGTCTTCCTCGGCTTCGCCTTCAGCCACCTCGTGATGGTCCGGCCGATCGGCTTCGGCCTCGCGGTGGGCGTGCTCGTCGACGCCTTCGTCGTCCGGATGACGCTGACGCCGGCGGTCATGCACCTCCTCGGCGAGCGCGCCTGGTGGATGCCCCGCTGGCTCGACCGGCTGCTGCCCGACCTCGACGTCGAGGGCGTGCGGCTCGCCGACCACCTCGCGCAGGAGGACGCCCGGACCACGCCGGCCGAGGCCGCGGACGCCGCCGAGGTGCGGGAGCCCGTCGCACCCCGCGCCTGA
- a CDS encoding TetR family transcriptional regulator, protein MTRPSCVTTSLRDRKRERTRHDLALAAYQIVRDEGVDAVTAEAVADRAGVSRRTFFNYFPSVESVLTASVAEFFASLSRRLEDRPAGESVRDSLLSVVDDPTDLDLVQRIGALAAAGEASPHAKGLILGELHSWLDWFEAWLRERLGPGPTELQVATLASTVVGAGEAALRVWARHAVTDPAAADAPGFLATFAEALTSLSRPLLPDTAVRPA, encoded by the coding sequence GTGACCCGACCGAGCTGCGTGACGACCTCGCTGCGCGACCGCAAGCGCGAGCGCACCCGTCACGACCTCGCCCTGGCGGCCTACCAGATCGTCCGCGACGAGGGCGTCGACGCCGTGACCGCCGAGGCCGTCGCCGACCGCGCCGGCGTCTCGCGCCGGACGTTCTTCAACTACTTCCCCTCGGTCGAGTCCGTGCTCACCGCGAGCGTCGCCGAGTTCTTCGCGTCGCTGAGCCGCCGCCTCGAGGACCGCCCCGCCGGCGAGAGCGTCCGCGACTCCCTCCTCTCGGTCGTCGACGACCCGACCGACCTCGACCTCGTGCAGCGCATCGGCGCCCTCGCCGCCGCCGGCGAGGCCTCGCCGCACGCGAAGGGCCTCATCCTCGGCGAGCTGCACTCGTGGCTCGACTGGTTCGAGGCGTGGCTGCGCGAGCGCCTCGGCCCGGGTCCGACCGAGCTCCAGGTCGCCACCCTCGCGAGCACCGTCGTCGGCGCCGGGGAGGCCGCGCTGCGGGTCTGGGCCCGCCACGCCGTCACCGATCCCGCGGCCGCCGACGCCCCCGGGTTCCTCGCGACCTTCGCCGAGGCCCTGACGAGCCTGTCCCGACCGCTCCTGCCGGACACCGCCGTCCGACCCGCCTGA
- a CDS encoding exonuclease domain-containing protein: MSLLRRTVAERRERALRRVAPGPLADLLASPSPPRDTPLAHLPLLAVDVETTGLDPARDRVLSLGWVPVDGGRIDLGRAGGHVVADAGEVGRSATVHGITDDALAAGLPLEEALGALLRALAGRVMLAHFARVETTFLGAACERLWGAGLPVEVVDTLELERRALGPGWDAASDPGALRLWTARARHGLPVYRAHEAVTDALACAELYLAQRAHLEAPGTTTTLRHVVA; this comes from the coding sequence GTGAGCCTGCTGCGCCGCACGGTCGCCGAGCGGCGCGAGCGCGCCCTGCGCCGGGTCGCCCCCGGCCCGCTCGCCGACCTCCTCGCGTCACCGTCGCCGCCGCGCGACACCCCGCTCGCGCACCTGCCGCTGCTCGCCGTCGACGTCGAGACGACCGGGCTGGACCCGGCCCGCGACCGGGTCCTGTCGCTCGGCTGGGTGCCGGTCGACGGGGGGCGCATCGACCTCGGCCGAGCCGGGGGGCACGTGGTCGCCGACGCGGGGGAGGTGGGGCGCAGCGCGACCGTGCACGGCATCACCGACGACGCCCTCGCCGCCGGGCTCCCGCTGGAGGAGGCGCTCGGCGCGCTCCTGCGGGCCCTCGCCGGGCGGGTGATGCTCGCGCACTTCGCCCGGGTCGAGACGACCTTCCTCGGCGCCGCGTGCGAGCGGCTCTGGGGGGCGGGGCTGCCGGTCGAGGTCGTCGACACCCTCGAGCTGGAGCGACGGGCCCTCGGCCCGGGGTGGGACGCCGCGTCCGACCCGGGGGCGCTGCGGCTGTGGACCGCCCGGGCGCGCCACGGCCTGCCGGTCTACCGGGCGCACGAGGCGGTGACCGACGCGCTCGCCTGCGCCGAGCTCTACCTCGCGCAGCGGGCGCACCTCGAGGCCCCGGGGACGACGACGACCCTCCGCCACGTGGTGGCGTGA
- a CDS encoding NADH-ubiquinone oxidoreductase-F iron-sulfur binding region domain-containing protein — MSLVEDLHAAGLTGRGGAAFSTGVKVAAAHDHGAHLVVNACDGEVGAAKDAFVVEHHLAELVEGAHLVAPGRGRSIRFATHRGSRTAALLAAAGLDVLEIPGRYVSSEESALVSAAQGGLARPMTKRRPFVTGGRDAQGRRVPPTVVLNAETVWRIAQVATHGPAWFRSVGTDAEPGPRLVTLTGAVAWPGVLETRAGVPVADLLAAAAPQEGAEHVVVGGLGGALVPLRSLRALRWTGEDLATVGATIGPGVVDVLDPQRCPVRTVGGYLRYAAGETAGQCGPCMFGVPALAAAWDRLAADPGPAAVHEVRRHAGLLPDRGACRFPDGVSHFAASALRALGPHLDAHAAGTCPAHERSTRAHHA; from the coding sequence GTGAGCCTCGTCGAGGACCTGCACGCCGCCGGGCTGACCGGCCGGGGCGGCGCGGCGTTCAGCACCGGCGTCAAGGTCGCGGCCGCCCACGACCACGGCGCCCACCTCGTCGTCAACGCCTGCGACGGCGAGGTCGGCGCCGCCAAGGATGCCTTCGTCGTCGAGCACCACCTCGCCGAGCTCGTCGAGGGAGCCCACCTCGTCGCGCCCGGCCGGGGCCGGAGCATCCGCTTCGCCACCCACCGGGGCTCGCGCACCGCCGCGCTGCTCGCCGCCGCGGGCCTCGACGTGCTCGAGATCCCGGGGCGCTACGTCTCCTCGGAGGAGAGCGCCCTCGTCTCCGCCGCGCAGGGCGGCCTGGCGCGCCCGATGACCAAGCGCCGCCCCTTCGTCACGGGCGGCCGGGACGCCCAGGGTCGCCGCGTGCCGCCGACCGTCGTCCTCAACGCCGAGACCGTGTGGCGCATCGCCCAGGTCGCGACCCACGGGCCGGCGTGGTTCCGCTCGGTCGGCACCGACGCCGAGCCCGGGCCCCGCCTGGTCACCCTGACCGGCGCCGTCGCGTGGCCCGGCGTCCTCGAGACGCGCGCCGGGGTGCCGGTCGCCGACCTCCTCGCGGCCGCCGCGCCGCAGGAGGGCGCCGAGCACGTCGTCGTCGGGGGCCTCGGCGGGGCGCTCGTCCCGCTGCGCTCCCTCCGGGCGCTGCGCTGGACCGGCGAGGACCTCGCGACGGTGGGCGCCACGATCGGGCCGGGGGTCGTCGACGTCCTCGACCCGCAGCGCTGCCCCGTCCGCACCGTCGGCGGGTACCTGCGGTACGCCGCCGGGGAGACCGCCGGGCAGTGCGGTCCGTGCATGTTCGGGGTGCCGGCGCTCGCCGCCGCCTGGGACCGCCTCGCCGCCGACCCCGGCCCCGCCGCCGTGCACGAGGTGCGCCGGCACGCGGGCCTGCTGCCCGACCGCGGGGCCTGCCGCTTCCCCGACGGCGTCTCGCACTTCGCCGCCTCGGCGCTGCGGGCGCTCGGCCCCCACCTCGACGCCCACGCCGCCGGGACCTGCCCGGCGCACGAGAGGAGCACCCGTGCCCACCACGCCTGA
- a CDS encoding ferric reductase-like transmembrane domain-containing protein, giving the protein MNEALWYLSRATGVASIVLLTAVVDLGVVTAGRRRPHGESATVVMAVHRWLSLGMLTFVTVHVATAVAETYVSIDAVSAVLPFTSGYERFWVGLGTLALDLLAVVAATSWLRPHLPERAWRWVHRATYALWPSALVHGFALGTSDQPGLRAVTAACGAVGVAAVVWRLLATHADRARRDVVLGGEWS; this is encoded by the coding sequence GTGAACGAGGCACTCTGGTACCTCTCGCGCGCGACCGGCGTCGCGAGCATCGTCCTGCTCACCGCCGTCGTCGACCTCGGCGTCGTCACCGCCGGCCGGCGCCGGCCGCACGGCGAGTCCGCGACCGTCGTCATGGCCGTGCACCGCTGGCTCTCCCTCGGGATGCTCACCTTCGTCACCGTCCACGTCGCGACGGCCGTCGCCGAGACCTACGTGAGCATCGACGCCGTCTCCGCCGTGCTGCCGTTCACGAGCGGCTACGAGCGGTTCTGGGTCGGGCTCGGCACGCTCGCGCTCGACCTGCTGGCCGTCGTCGCGGCGACCTCGTGGCTGCGGCCGCACCTGCCCGAGCGCGCCTGGCGGTGGGTGCACCGGGCCACCTACGCCCTCTGGCCGAGCGCCCTCGTGCACGGCTTCGCGCTCGGCACCTCCGACCAGCCGGGCCTGCGGGCCGTCACCGCGGCGTGCGGGGCCGTCGGCGTCGCGGCCGTCGTGTGGCGCCTGCTCGCCACGCACGCCGACCGGGCCCGCCGCGACGTCGTCCTCGGGGGTGAGTGGTCGTGA
- a CDS encoding DUF294 nucleotidyltransferase-like domain-containing protein codes for MPLDVELAEVRDFLAAHEPFAGLPPRVLAGLPARMSLEYVRRGRELVARGQENHHLHVLRSGAADVRDAEGTLVDRGEPGSSFGSITLTQGTPSTFSVTAIEDCLVLLLPEDDFHALCREHPAFDAFFDAQRRHRMRGAVAGLHVSASGHAILTTPVHELVARDVVSVPATASIREAAATMTAERVSSLVVLDAGRLVGILTDRDLRSRVLAAGTDPGSAVADVMTPHPVTAPAESLAFEALLTMTSRHIHHLPLVDAAGRPAGVVTTTDLLRLEEANPVYLAGDVARQPDVEGVARAASRLPRVVEGLVGQDASAEDIGRVVTAVGDAVERRLIALVEEEMGPAPVPYCWLALGSRGRLEQALASDQDTALVIDDAVDDAGLAWFATFAERVTEALVRCGLPRCSGGVMASNPRWRRTLRGWRRELSSWVTTPTPEAVLHSSIVFDLRPVHGDASLHARLQQHVLAVTPSAPTFLAHLARQATEHEPPLGFFRGLVLEKAGEHRDRLEVKRGGILPVVELARVHALATGSPALTTRARLEDARLAGALADDLADDLRDAFEFLGYVRLRHQSAQVRDGRPPDDFVDPGTLSSFEKRHLREAFAIVRSAQQALGRRHHTRYVS; via the coding sequence ATGCCCCTCGACGTCGAGCTGGCCGAGGTCCGCGACTTCCTCGCCGCGCACGAGCCGTTCGCCGGGCTGCCCCCACGCGTCCTCGCGGGGCTGCCGGCGCGGATGTCGCTCGAGTACGTGCGGCGGGGGCGCGAGCTGGTCGCGCGGGGGCAGGAGAACCACCACCTGCACGTCCTGCGGTCGGGGGCGGCCGACGTCCGCGACGCCGAGGGCACGCTCGTCGACCGCGGCGAGCCCGGCAGCTCGTTCGGGTCCATCACGCTGACGCAGGGCACCCCGTCGACCTTCTCGGTCACCGCGATCGAGGACTGCCTCGTCCTCCTCCTGCCCGAGGACGACTTCCACGCCCTCTGCCGCGAGCACCCGGCCTTCGACGCGTTCTTCGACGCCCAGCGCCGCCACCGGATGCGGGGAGCCGTCGCCGGCCTGCACGTCTCGGCCTCGGGGCACGCCATCCTCACGACGCCGGTCCACGAGCTCGTCGCGCGCGACGTCGTCTCGGTGCCGGCGACGGCGAGCATCCGGGAGGCCGCCGCGACGATGACCGCCGAGCGCGTCTCGTCGCTCGTCGTGCTCGACGCCGGGCGGCTCGTCGGCATCCTCACCGACCGCGACCTGCGCAGCCGGGTCCTCGCGGCGGGCACCGACCCCGGGTCGGCCGTGGCCGACGTCATGACGCCCCACCCGGTGACGGCCCCGGCGGAGTCGCTGGCGTTCGAGGCGCTGCTGACGATGACGAGCCGGCACATCCACCACCTGCCGCTCGTCGACGCGGCGGGCCGGCCGGCCGGGGTCGTCACGACGACCGACCTGCTGCGGCTGGAGGAGGCCAACCCGGTCTACCTCGCCGGCGACGTCGCCCGTCAGCCGGACGTCGAGGGCGTCGCCCGGGCGGCCTCGCGGCTGCCGCGGGTCGTCGAGGGGCTCGTCGGGCAGGACGCCTCGGCCGAGGACATCGGCCGGGTCGTCACGGCCGTCGGCGACGCCGTCGAGCGGCGGCTCATCGCCCTCGTCGAGGAGGAGATGGGACCGGCGCCGGTGCCCTACTGCTGGCTGGCGCTCGGGTCGCGGGGGCGGCTCGAGCAGGCGCTCGCCAGCGACCAGGACACCGCGCTCGTCATCGACGACGCCGTCGACGACGCGGGCCTGGCGTGGTTCGCGACGTTCGCCGAGCGGGTCACCGAGGCCCTCGTGCGCTGCGGCCTGCCCCGGTGCTCCGGCGGGGTGATGGCGAGCAACCCCCGCTGGCGGCGGACGCTGCGCGGGTGGCGGCGCGAGCTGTCGTCGTGGGTCACCACCCCCACCCCGGAGGCGGTGCTGCACTCCTCGATCGTCTTCGACCTGCGGCCGGTCCACGGGGACGCGTCGCTGCACGCCCGCCTCCAGCAGCACGTCCTCGCGGTCACGCCCTCGGCCCCGACCTTCCTCGCCCACCTCGCGCGGCAGGCGACGGAGCACGAGCCGCCGCTCGGCTTCTTCCGGGGCCTGGTGCTCGAGAAGGCCGGCGAGCACCGGGACCGGCTGGAGGTCAAGCGCGGCGGCATCCTCCCCGTCGTCGAGCTGGCCCGGGTCCACGCCCTCGCGACCGGGTCCCCGGCGCTCACCACCCGCGCCCGCCTCGAGGACGCCCGGCTGGCCGGCGCGCTCGCGGACGACCTCGCCGACGACCTGCGCGACGCCTTCGAGTTCCTCGGCTACGTGCGGCTGCGCCACCAGTCCGCGCAGGTGCGGGACGGCCGGCCGCCCGACGACTTCGTCGACCCGGGGACCCTCTCCAGCTTCGAGAAGCGCCACCTGCGGGAGGCCTTCGCCATCGTCCGCTCGGCCCAGCAGGCGCTCGGGCGCCGCCACCACACCCGGTACGTCTCGTGA
- a CDS encoding FAD:protein FMN transferase gives MPPAPSTLTFPAATELEAIGTSVRLLVTEPLVLAEAEAIVRDHLADLDRAASRFRPDSEVSRLAAAAAHGPAGALVSPVLASSLRAALRAARLTDGLVDPTVGRAVAASGYDADLEVVRGRTASVLQAAPVPGWRSIHLDAATDRVEVPAGCLLDLGATAKAHAADVLADRLATRLPGGFLVDLGGDIAVGGPVPQDGWRVGVEDVDGGVVQVLALRRGQAVATSSTRRRTWAVADGSTRHHVLDPRTGATAPATWAQVTVVAASALEANAASTAAVVLGDDAPAWLAAAGLPARLDTGHAVVTTPGWPDPTEVTS, from the coding sequence GTGCCCCCCGCACCGTCGACCCTCACCTTCCCGGCGGCGACCGAGCTCGAGGCCATCGGCACGAGCGTCCGGCTCCTCGTGACCGAGCCGCTCGTGCTCGCCGAGGCGGAGGCGATCGTGCGCGACCACCTCGCGGACCTCGACCGGGCCGCCTCGCGCTTCCGGCCCGACTCCGAGGTGAGCCGGCTCGCCGCGGCCGCCGCCCACGGTCCCGCCGGCGCGCTCGTCTCCCCCGTCCTCGCGAGCAGCCTGCGGGCGGCACTGCGCGCCGCACGCCTCACGGACGGGCTCGTCGACCCCACGGTCGGGCGGGCGGTCGCGGCCTCCGGCTACGACGCTGACCTGGAGGTCGTCCGCGGCCGCACGGCGTCGGTGCTCCAGGCCGCCCCCGTGCCCGGCTGGCGCAGCATCCACCTCGACGCGGCGACCGACCGCGTCGAGGTCCCCGCGGGCTGCCTGCTCGACCTCGGGGCCACCGCCAAGGCGCACGCCGCCGACGTCCTCGCCGACCGGCTCGCGACCCGGCTGCCCGGGGGCTTCCTCGTCGACCTCGGCGGCGACATCGCCGTGGGCGGCCCCGTGCCGCAGGACGGCTGGCGGGTCGGCGTCGAGGACGTCGACGGTGGCGTCGTCCAGGTGCTCGCCCTGCGGCGCGGCCAGGCCGTCGCGACGAGCTCGACCCGGCGGCGCACCTGGGCCGTCGCCGACGGCAGCACCCGCCACCACGTCCTCGACCCCCGCACCGGCGCCACGGCCCCGGCGACGTGGGCGCAGGTCACCGTCGTCGCGGCGAGCGCCCTCGAGGCCAACGCCGCCTCGACCGCGGCGGTCGTCCTCGGCGACGACGCCCCCGCCTGGCTCGCGGCCGCCGGCCTGCCCGCCCGCCTCGACACCGGCCACGCCGTCGTCACCACCCCCGGCTGGCCCGACCCCACGGAGGTGACCTCGTGA
- a CDS encoding BatC protein: MSENPTEGPADSDAGAPGIPGEHDGGADGGAGAEGPADSGAGQETVPGQEDGGADGDAEGPADSGAGEPGAPGEHDGGADGGADGS; the protein is encoded by the coding sequence ATGAGCGAGAACCCGACCGAAGGACCGGCCGACAGCGACGCCGGCGCTCCCGGCATCCCCGGCGAGCACGACGGCGGCGCGGACGGCGGCGCCGGCGCCGAGGGTCCCGCCGACAGCGGCGCGGGCCAGGAGACCGTCCCCGGCCAGGAGGACGGTGGCGCCGACGGCGACGCCGAGGGTCCGGCCGACAGCGGCGCCGGCGAGCCGGGTGCGCCCGGCGAGCACGACGGTGGCGCCGACGGCGGGGCCGACGGGTCCTGA
- a CDS encoding ferredoxin, with the protein MPTTPEPAPALRVDRVACTGHGVCATLLAGRVRLDEWGYPVVDDAHVPRPDGDRALAFCPARALYWSDRR; encoded by the coding sequence GTGCCCACCACGCCTGAGCCCGCCCCGGCGCTGCGGGTCGACCGCGTCGCCTGCACCGGCCACGGGGTCTGCGCCACGCTCCTGGCCGGGCGGGTCCGCCTCGACGAGTGGGGCTACCCCGTCGTCGACGACGCGCACGTGCCCCGACCGGACGGCGACCGCGCCCTCGCCTTCTGCCCGGCCCGCGCCCTCTACTGGTCCGACCGCCGCTGA
- a CDS encoding LysR family transcriptional regulator: MLDPHRLTVFRSVVASGSVQAAADNLGLTSSAVSQHLAALQRETGLTLFQRSGRGIVPTEAALVLDEQSDEPMSQWSRLEHVVSDLRDGRSGRLSIGYFASAGSAWMPSLVRRLTSEFPDLVLELRLNEVEQRGPRPDLDLAIDPPDTPLPAGLRRVDLTDDPFVAVLPRDHALAGEAQIALTDLRGETWVSSDYPHAVGHRLLVAACAAVGLRPRFTVQAQDHHTAIGFVAAGVGVSVMPGLAARGLPPSVVRVDLAPPAPVRHLSAVVRQLGASSAPAERAVQLLEELISHPAWSPRRRSAR, encoded by the coding sequence ATGCTCGACCCGCACCGCCTCACGGTCTTCCGCTCGGTCGTCGCCAGCGGCTCGGTCCAGGCCGCCGCCGACAACCTCGGCCTCACCTCCTCGGCCGTCAGCCAGCACCTCGCGGCGCTCCAGCGCGAGACCGGGCTGACCCTCTTCCAGCGCTCCGGACGGGGCATCGTCCCGACCGAGGCGGCCCTCGTCCTCGACGAGCAGAGCGACGAGCCGATGAGCCAGTGGAGCCGCCTCGAGCACGTCGTCTCCGACCTGCGCGACGGCCGCTCGGGACGCCTGTCCATCGGCTACTTCGCGAGCGCCGGGTCGGCCTGGATGCCGAGCCTCGTGCGCCGGCTGACGAGCGAGTTCCCCGACCTCGTCCTCGAGCTGCGGCTCAACGAGGTCGAGCAGCGTGGCCCCCGCCCGGACCTCGACCTCGCGATCGACCCGCCGGACACCCCGCTGCCCGCCGGCCTGCGCCGCGTCGACCTCACCGACGACCCGTTCGTGGCGGTGCTCCCGCGCGACCACGCGCTCGCCGGGGAGGCGCAGATCGCGCTGACCGACCTGCGCGGCGAGACGTGGGTGAGCAGCGACTACCCGCACGCGGTCGGGCACCGCCTGCTGGTGGCGGCCTGCGCGGCGGTCGGGCTGCGGCCCCGCTTCACGGTGCAGGCCCAGGACCACCACACGGCCATCGGCTTCGTGGCGGCCGGCGTCGGCGTCTCGGTGATGCCGGGCCTCGCGGCGCGAGGACTGCCGCCGTCGGTCGTGCGCGTCGACCTCGCCCCGCCGGCGCCGGTGCGCCACCTCTCGGCCGTCGTGCGCCAGCTCGGGGCCTCGAGCGCCCCGGCCGAGCGCGCGGTGCAGCTCCTCGAGGAGCTCATCTCGCACCCGGCCTGGTCCCCGCGGCGGCGCTCGGCGCGCTGA